A section of the Platichthys flesus chromosome 22, fPlaFle2.1, whole genome shotgun sequence genome encodes:
- the eed gene encoding polycomb protein eed, with amino-acid sequence MRENRNMSESPSQAGKETPAKKQKLSSDENSNPDVSGDENDDAASVESGTTAERPGTPTNTANAPGRKSWRKGKWKSKNCRYSFKCVNSLREDHGQPLFGVQFNWHSKEGDPLVFATVGSNRVTLYECHSQGEVRLLQSYVDADAEENFYTCAWTYDTSTSHPLLAVAGSRGIIRVINHITMQCIKHYVGHGNAINELKFHPRDPNLLLSVSKDHALRLWNIQTDTLVAIFGGVEGHRDEVLSADFDLLGEKIMSCGMDHSLKLWRINSERMQKAIRGSYEYNPSKTNRPFVSQKIHFPDFSTRDIHRNYVDCVRWLGDLILSKSCENAIVCWKPGKMEDDIDHIKPNESNVTVLGRFDYSQCDIWYMRFSMDFWQKMLALGNQVGKLYVWDLEVEDPHKAKCITLTLPKCMSAIRQTSFSRDSSILIAVCDDASIWRWDRQR; translated from the exons ATGAGGGAAAATAGGAACATGTCCGAGTCTCCTTCTCAAGCGGGAAAAGAAACACCGGCGAAAAAACAGAAGCTGAGCAGCGACGAGAACAGTAACCCGGACGTGTCCGGAGACGAGAAC GATGATGCTGCCAGCGTGGAGAGCGGCACCACCGCAGAGCGCCCGGGTACGCCCACCAACACCGCCAACGCCCCGggcaggaagagctggaggaaggGCAAGTGGAAGTCCAAGAACTGCAGATACTCTTTCAAATGTGTCAACAGCCTGAGg GAGGACCACGGCCAGCCGCTGTTTGGAGTCCAGTTCAACTGGCACAGCAAGGAGGGAGACCCCCTGGTGTTCGCCACCGTGGGGAGCAACAGG GTAACTTTGTATGAATGTCACTCTCAGGGAGAAGTCCGCCTCCTGCAGTCGTACGTGGACGCAGAC GCAGAGGAGAACTTCTACACATGTGCCTGGACCTACGACACCAGCACCAGTCATCCCCTGCTGGCTGTGGCCGGCTCCCGTGGTATCATCCGGGTCATCAACCACATCACTATGCAGTGCATCAAG CATTATGTAGGTCACGGAAACGCCATCAACGAGCTCAAGTTTCACCCGAGGGATCCAaatctcctcctgtctgtcagcAAAG aCCACGCCCTTCGTCTGTGGAACATTCAGACCGACACCTTAGTGGCAATATTCGGCGGCGTGGAAGGTCATCGAGACGAAGTCCTGAGCGCC GATTTCGATCTCCTCGGTGAGAAGATCATGTCGTGTGGGATGGACCACTCCCTCAAACTGTGGAGGATCAATTCAGAGAGGATGCAGAAAGCCATTAGAGGATCTTATGAGTACAACCCATCGAAGACCAACAG GCCGTTTGTGTCTCAGAAAATCCACTTCCCCGACTTCTCAACACGAGACATCCACAGGAACTACGTGGACTGTGTGCGGTGGCTGGGCGACCTTATTCTTTCAAAG TCCTGTGAAAACGCCATTGTGTGCTGGAAGCCAGGGAAGATGGAGGACGACATCGATCACATCAAACCCAACGAGTCCAACGTGACGGTTCTGGGACGCTTCGATTACAGCCAGTGTGACATCTGGTACATGCGCTTCTCCATGGACTTCTGGCAGAAG ATGCTGGCTTTGGGAAACCAGGTGGGGAAACTGTACGTGTGGGACCTTGAAGTGGAAGATCCGCACAAAGCCAA GTGCATCACGCTGACTCTCCCCAAATGCATGTCGGCCATCCGGCAAACCAGCTTCAGCCGCGACAGCAGCATTTTGATCGCGGTGTGCGACGACGCTTCGATCTGGCGCTGGGATCGACAGCGCTGA
- the atp7b gene encoding copper-transporting ATPase 2, with protein sequence MFSPKSPKNSGARFESASTHGAGEQIRMVECGCGPDCRGLHTAACATGRCAPDLQGNCSDVGKQGLDNLAYEYESQTELHLPPPSASRVTLHLRGLSSEHQARALESRTSALKGVLAISLSLPRKLAKVDYDTSAITAKELALALGGLGHSVEAAVQIRVDGMHCRSCVQSIEGHVSELPGVSYIQVSLQDKAALVVFQPLLVTQEELRDEIEDMGFDATLLTGGLSTEDISCWQTDVSTPSTELVSVWIGGMTCGSCVQSIEGRISQMSGTLSISVSLEEEKGTITFDPCLTAPEQLRAAVEDMGFDAWLQEPVKRIQGHEKSRPVTSGPSHPPDSQTLHKARASNGSGSQRNNLPCSPDENVQKCFICVTGMTCASCVSNIEKNLLKHKGIISVLVSLMAGKAEVKYDSYVTDAVGVTQLIEDLGFGAKLMEDNAVSHGKLDLSIAGMTCASCVHNIESKLTTTKGILGASVALATKKAKIQFDPEVLGARDIIKLIQSLGFEPSLEKPGYKDNLDHSEEIRQWRGSFLLSLVFGVPVMGLMIYMMVMDSQHSQHGGSMPQEQNLLPGLSLLNLAFFLLCTPVQIFGGRYFYVQAYRSLKHRTANMDVLIVLATSIAYVYSCVVLVVAMAERASQSPVTFFDTPPMLFVFIALGRWLEHVAKSKTSAALAKLMSLQATDATVVTLGPNLSIISEEQVLVELVQRGDVVKVTPGGKFPVDGKVIEGSSMADESLITGEPMPVSKKVGSSVIAGSINAHGALLVEATHVGNDTTLCQIVKLVEEAQTSKAPIQQFADRLSGYFVPFIVLVSLLTLVAWMAIGFVNFEIVKENFPGYNQNISNAEVIVRFAFQASITVLSIACPCSLGLATPTAVMVGTGVGAQNGILIKGGEPLEMAHKIQVVMFDKTGTITNGVPRVTRVLVLWEMARMPLRKILAVVGTAEASSEHPLGMAVAKHCKEELGCDGLGYCQDFQAVPGCGISCRVSNVEHLLLQQSEECFLVPGATTDESSLLPEPEAPPAGQGLFFSVLIGNREWMRRNGHHIGADVDAAMCSHETKGQTAILVAIDGVLCAMLAIADTVKAESALAVHTLNSRGIEVVMITGDNRRTAKAIAAQVGIRKVFAEVLPSHKVAKVQELQEQGLRVAMVGDGVNDSPALARADVGIAIGTGTDVAIEAADIVLIRNDLLDVVASIELSRKTVQRIRINFVFALIYNLVGIPIAAGVFMPLGLVLQPWMGSAAMAASSVSVVLSSLLLRMFKKTPVELYETRARGHMKSLRSSQISTHLGRDGRRRSPKLPPAAREHLNQGDAVTPSFSSQGVSIKPVQDQQDRYSLLDHDTAEDRIL encoded by the exons ATGTTTTCACCGAAGTCGCCCAAAAACAGCGGGGCCCGGTTCGAGTCCGCGTCGACGCACGGTGCAGGGGAGCAGATCCGTATGGTTGAATGTGGCTGCGGGCCGGACTGCAGGGGACTCCACACGGCGGCCTGCGCGACGGGACGATGCGCTCCGGACCTTCAG GGGAATTGCTCTGATGTTGGGAAACAAGGCCTTGACAACCTGGCCTACGAGTACGAGAGCCAGACTGAGCTCCACCTTCCTCCCCCATCTGCCTCCAGGGTGACGCTGCACCTCCGAGGACTCAGCTCCGAGCACCAGGCCCGCGCCCTCGAGTCCAGAACCTCCGCGCTGAAGGGGGTGCTCGCTATCAGCTTGTCTCTACCCAGGAAGTTAGCCAAAGTGGACTATGACACCTCGGCCATCACAGCCAAGGAGCTGGCCCTGGCGCTCGGGGGCCTGGGACACAGCGTGGAGGCGGCGGTGCAGATCCGGGTGGACGGGATGCACTGCCGCTCCTGTGTTCAGTCCATCGAGGGACACGTCTCTGAGCTGCCAGGAGTCTCATACATCCAGGTGTCCCTTCAGGACAAGGCAGCTCTGGTCGTGTTTCAGCCTCTTCTGGTCACACAAGAGGAGCTGAGAGACGAGATCGAGGACATGGGGTTCGATGCCACTCTGTTAACCGGGGGCTTGTCCACAGAGGACATCAGCTGCTGGCAGACGGACGTCTCAACGCCGTCCACGGAGCTCGTGAGCGTGTGGATCGGAGGGATGACCTGCGGCTCCTGTGTGCAGTCCATAGAAGGGAGGATCTCTCAGATGAGCGGGACACTGTCCATATCTGTGtcgctggaggaggagaaggggacgataacctttgacccctgtcTGACAGCGCCAGAGCAGCTCAGGGCAGCGGTCGAGGACATGGGGTTCGACGCATGGCTTCAAG AACCTGTAAAGAGGATCCAGGGTCATGAAAAGTCCAGACCCGTGACCTCGGGACCTTCTCACCCTCCCGACTCACAGACGCTCCACAAGGCGAGAGCCAGCAACGGCAGCGGATCACAGAGGAACAACCTGCCGTGCTCCCCCGACGAGAACGTGCAGAAGTGCTTCATCTGTGTGACGGGGATGACCTGCGCCTCCTGCGTCTCCAACATCGAGAAGAACCTGCTCAAACACAAGG GGATCATCTCAGTGTTGGTGTCTCTGATGGCGGGGAAGGCTGAGGTGAAGTACGACTCGTACGTCACAGACGCCGTCGGTGTCACGCAGCTCATCGAGGACTTGGGCTTCGGGGCCAAACTGATGGAAGACAACGCAGTTTCCCACGGGAAGCTGGACCTCTCA ATAGCGGGTATGACCTGTGCATCGTGTGTCCACAACATCGAGTCCAAGCTCACCACGACCAAAGGGATCCTCGGGGCCTCCGTCGCCCTCGCCACCAAAAAGGCAAAGATCCAGTTTGACCCTGAAGTGCTCGGAGCTCGAGATATCATCAAGCTCATCCAG AGTCTTGGGTTTGAGCCCAGCCTGGAGAAGCCGGGATACAAAGACAACCTCGACCACTCAGAAGAAATTAGACA GTGGAGAGGCTCCTTCCTGCTCAGCCTGGTCTTCGGCGTCCCCGTCATGGGCCTGATGATCTACATGATGGTGATGGACAGTCAGCACAGCCAGCACGGAGGCTCCATGCCCCAGGAGCAGAACCTGCTGCCGGGGCTCTCCCTCCTCAACCTGGCCTTCTTCCTGCTCTGTACACCTGTGCAG ATCTTCGGAGGCCGGTACTTCTACGTCCAGGCGTATCGTTCGTTAAAGCACCGCACGGCCAACATGGACGTGCTGATCGTGTTGGCCACCTCCATCGCCTACGTCTACTCCTGCGTGGTCCTGGTCGTAGCCATGGCCGAGCGAGCCAGCCAGAGCCCCGTCACCTTCTTCGACACGCCGCCCATGCTCTTCGTGTTCATCGCTCTGGGTCGCTGGCTGGAGCACGTCGCAAAG AGTAAGACCTCGGCGGCTTTGGCCAAGCTGATGTCACTTCAAGCCACCGACGCCACTGTGGTCACGCTCGGTCCCAACCTCTCCATCATCAG TGAGGAGCAggtgctggtggagctggtCCAGCGTGGAGATGTGGTGAAGGTCACACCGGGGGGGAAGTTCCCGGTCGATGGGAAAGTGATCGAGGGAAGCTCCATGGCAGACGAGTCCTTGATCACAG GTGAGCCGATGCCTGTCAGcaagaaggtcggcagttcggtGATCGCCGGCTCCATCAACGCTCACGGTGCTCTGCTGGTGGAGGCCACTCATGTGGGCAACGACACCACTCTGTGTCAAATAGTCAAACTGGTGGAAGAAGCACAAACGTCCAAG GCTCCCATCCAGCAGTTTGCAGACAGACTCAGTGGATACTTCGTCCCCTTCATCGTCCTCGTGTCTCTTCTGACCCTCGTGGCCTGGATGGCCATCGGGTTTGTCAATTTTGAAATAGTGAAAGAAAACTTCCCG GGCTACAACCAGAACATCTCCAACGCCGAGGTCATCGTGCGCTTCGCCTTCCAGGCCTCCATCACGGTTCTGTCCATCGCCTGCCCCTGCTCCCTGGGCCTGGCAACCCCGACGGCTGTCATGGTGGGCACGGGGGTGGGAGCTCAGAACGGGATCCTCATCAAAGGAGGCGAGCCGCTGGAGATGGCCCACAAg ATCCAAGTGGTGATGTTCGATAAGACCGGTACCATCACAAACGGCGTCCCCCGGGTGACCcgggtgctggtgctgtgggaGATGGCTCGCATGCCCCTGAGGAAGATCCTGGCAGTGGTCGGCACAGCGGAGGCCAGCAGCGAGCACCCGCTGGGCATGGCGGTCGCTAAACACTGCaaagag GAGCTGGGCTGTGACGGGCTCGGCTACTGCCAGGACTTCCAGGCGGTGCCCGGCTGTGGGATCAGCTGCCGAGTGTCCAACGTTGAGcatctgctcctgcagcagagtgagGAGTGTTTCCTGGTTCCAGGCGCCACCACAGACGAGAGCAGCCTGCTGCCGGAGCCCGAGGCCCCGCCTGCAG GTCAAGGATTGTTCTTCTCCGTCCTGATCGGGAACAGggagtggatgaggaggaacgGTCACCACATCGGAGCAGACGTTGATGCCGCCATGTGCAGCCATGAGACGAAAGGACAGACCGCCATCCTGGTGGCCATAGACG GCGTGTTGTGTGCCATGTTGGCGATtgcagacacagtgaaagcagagtcGGCGTTGGCGGTGCACACACTCAACAGCCGGGGCATCGAGGTGGTGATGATCACAGGAGACAACAGACGCACGGCCAAAGCCATCGCTGCCCAG GTTGGCATCAGGAAGGTGTTTGCCGAGGTGCTGCCGTCACACAAAGTGGCCAAagtgcaggagctgcaggagcaagGCCTGAGAGTCGCCATGGTGGGAGACGGCGTTAACGACTCCCCCGCCCTCGCCCGCGCTGACGTGGGCATCGCCATCGGCACCGGGACGGACGTGGCCATCGAGGCGGCGGACATCGTCCTGATCAGA AACGACCTGCTGGACGTGGTGGCGAGCATCGAGCTGTCCAGGAAGACGGTGCAGAGGATCAGGATCAACTTTGTCTTCGCTCTCATCTACAACCTCGTGGGAATTCCAATCGCTGCCG GTGTCTTCATGCCTCTGGGCCTCGTGCTTCAACCCTGGATGGGCTCGGCTGCGATGGCGGCCTCCTCCGTGTCCGTGGTTCTGTCGTCTTTGCTTCTGAGAAT GTTTAAGAAGACCCCTGTGGAGCTGTACGAGACGCGTGCGAGGGGTCACATGAAGAGTCTCCGCTCGTCTCAGATCAGCACGCACCTGGGACGGGACGGCCGCCGGAGGAGCCCCAAGCTCCCCCCCGCAGCTCGGGAACATCTGAATCAAGGAGACGCGGTGACCCCCAGCTTCTCCAGCCAGGGAGTGAGCATCAAACCCGTCCAGGATCAGCAGGACCGCTACTCGCTGCTGGACCACGACACCGCGGAGGACCGGATTCTGTAG
- the pwp2h gene encoding PWP2 small subunit processome component gives MKFAYRFSNLLGAVYRQGNLSFSKDGNAVISPVGNRVSVFDLKNNTSETLPISTSKNITCVGVSPDGSVAIVVDEDGAALLVSLVTRAVLHHFHFHKPVNSIRFSPDGRKFVVTKDNVALMYHAPGKQRKFNAFVLDKSYYGPYDETTCIDWTDDSKCFVVGSKDMSTWVFGAERWANLIYYSLGGHKDMIVGCFFEKDSLDLYTVSQDGTLCVWESDTELDGLVLKKSRDKPEPLRQREEGEEEEEERLEGEEGEVIRGKAGPPIENTKNVRYKQRSKHFFNKEGDFNNLTAAAYHKPTHILVTGFASGIFHLHELPEFNLIHSLSISDQRIASVAINSSGDWIGFGCSGMGQLLVWEWQSESYVFKQQGHFNNMASLAYSPDGQYVATGGDDGKVKVWNTNSGLCFVTFTEHSSSVTNVTFTSSGFVIVSASLDGTVRAFDLHRYRNFRTFTSPRPAQFSTLAVDSSGELVCAGAQDSFEIFLWSMQTGRLLEVLGGHEGPVSCLCFSPVQSILASASWDRTVRLWDMLDSWQVKETLHLTSDGLSVTYRPDGQELAVTSLNGEISFWNSQNATQTGSIAGRHDLEMGRKETDKITAKQSAKGKSFTCVCYSADGESVLAGGQSKFVCIYNVKETMLMKKFEISCNLSFDAMEEFLDRRKMTEFGSLALVDEGAGDGDGVNISLPGVRKGDMSSRHFKPEIKVSSLRFSPTGRSWAATTTEGLLVYSLDGSIVFDPYDLDLDVTPASIRKQLRLQEWTSAIVLAFRLNEKALKLEVLETVPHEQIAVVCSSLPDIYVEKLLGFVATCLEKSGHLQFYMAWAQNLLMLHGQKLKNRSGALLPTLQALQKSIQIHFDNLSKLCDFNMYNIRYAEALSKQRGVKRAAASEEEEEEEEEDDEGLSEGMSEASFEEAEMIL, from the exons ATGAAGTTCGCGTACAGG ttttcgAATCTGCTCGGTGCAGTTTATCGTCAGGGAAACTTGAGCTTCTCCAAAGATGGAAACGCTGTGATCAGTCCGGTCGGAAACAGAGTCTCAGTCTTCGACCTGAAGAA CAACACGTCTGAGACGTTGCCCATCTCCACCTCTAAGAACATCACGTGTGTGGGCGTCTCTCCTGATGGAAGCGTGGCCATAGTGGTGGACGAAG atGGAGCAGCCCTGTTGGTCAGTCTGGTCACCCGAGCCGTCCTCCATCATTTCCACTTTCACAAGCCGGTGAACAGCATCCGGTTCTCACCCGACGGCAG GAAGTTTGTTGTGACGAAGGACAACGTAGCTCTGATGTACCACGCTCCCGGGAAGCAGCGCAAGTTCAACGCCTTCGTGTTGGACAAGAGCTACTACGGCCCGTACGATGAAACCACCTGCATCGACTGGACGGACGACTCCAA GTGTTTCGTGGTGGGCAGCAAAGACATGTCCACGTGGGTGTTCGGTGCCGAGCGCTGGGCCAACCTCATCTACTACTCGCTgggaggacacaaggacatGATCGTGGGCTGCTTCTTCGAGAAGGACAGTCTGGAT TTGTACACGGTGAGCCAGGACGggacgctgtgtgtgtgggagagcgaCACCGAGCTGGATGGCCTGGTCCTGAAGAAGAGCCGGGACAAACCCGAGCCCCTGAGGCaacgagaggagggagaagaggaggaggaggagaggctggaaggagaagagggagaggtcATCAGAGGGAAAGCTGGACCCCCCATAGAGAATACCAAGAACGTTCGATACAAGCAGAGGAGCAA ACACTTCTTCAACAAGGAGGGAGATTTTAACAACTTGACCGCGGCCGCGTACCACAAGCCCACTCACATCCTGGTCACTGGTTTCGCCTCCGGTATCTTCCACCTGCACGAACTCCCAGAATTCAACCTGATTCACTCCCTCAG TATTTCAGATCAGAGAATTGCTTCAGTGGCCATAAACAGCTCTGGAGACTGGATCGGCTTTGGATGCTCAG GGATGGGTCAGCTGCTGGTGTGGGAGTGGCAGAGCGAGTCGTACGTCTTCAAGCAGCAGGGACACTTCAACAACATGGCGTCCCTGGCCTACTCTCCGGACGGGCAGTACGTCGCGACCGGAGGCGACGACGGAAAA GTCAAAGTGTGGAACACCAACAGCGGCCTCTGCTTCGTCACCTTCACCGAGCACAGCAGCAGCGTCACCAACGTCACCTTCACCTCCAGCGGCTTCGTCATCGTCAGCGCTTCCCTGGACGGGACGGTGCGAGCCTTCGACCTGCACAG GTACAGAAACTTCCGGACGTTCACCTCGCCCCGGCCGGCGCAGTTCTCCACCCTGGCGGTCGACAGCAGCGGAGAGCTGGTGTGCGCCGGAGCCCAGGACTCGTTTGAGATCTTCCTGTGGTCCATGCAGACCGGCCGACTGCTGGAG GTGCTCGGGGGTCACGAGGGTCCAGTCAGCTGCTTGTGCTTCAGTCCCGTGCAGTCCATCCTGGCCAGTGCCTCGTGGGATCGCACCGTGCGGCTGTGGGACATGCtggacagctggcaggtcaagGAGACGCTTCACCTCACGTCTGACG GCTTGTCGGTGACGTATCGCCCTGACGGTCAGGAGTTGGCCGTGACCTCTCTGAACGGGGAGATCTCTTTCTGGAACTCTCAAAACGCCACGCAGACCGGCTCCATCGCCGGACGCCACGACCTGGAGATGGGCCGCAAAGAGACGGACAAAATCACAGCCAAGCAGTCCGCCAAGGGCAA GTCCTTCACGTGTGTGTGCTACTCTGCGGACGGGGAGTCGGTGTTAGCCGGAGGTCAGTCCAAGTTTGTCTGCATCTACAACGTGAAGGAGACGATGCTCATGAAGAAGTTTGAAATCTCCTGCAACTTGTCCTTCGATGCCATGGAG GAGTTCCTGGACAGGCGGAAGATGACAGAGTTCGGCAGCCTGGCTCTGGTGGACGAGGGAGCAGGGGACGGAGACGGCGTCAACATCAGCCTCCCGGGAGTCAGGAAAG GCGACATGAGTTCTCGCCACTTCAAGCCAGAGATCAAAGTCAGCTCGCTGCGCTTCTCTCCTACTG GTCGCAGCTGGGCGGCCACCACCACCGAGGGCCTACTCGTCTACTCCCTGGATGGTTCTATAGTGTTTGACCCCTACGACCTGGACCTGGACGTGACCCCGGCCAGCATACGCAAGCAGCTGCGGCTCCAGGAGTGGACGTCGGCCATCGTCCTGGCGTTCAGACTCAATGAGAAGGCTCTGAAGCTGGAGGTGTTGGAGACGGTGCCACACGAGCAGA TCGCGGTGGTTTGCAGTTCACTTCCAGACATTTACGTGGAGAAGCTCCTCGGGTTCGTGGCAACGTGTTTGGAGAAGTCGGGTCACCTGCAGTTCTACATGGCCTGGGCCCAGAACCTGCTCATGCTGCACGGACAGAAACTCAAGAACAG GTCAGGAGCATTACTGCCAACTCTCCAGGCGCTGCAGAAGAGCATCCAGATCCACTTTGACAACCTGTCGAAACT GTGTGACTTCAACATGTACAACATCCGCTACGCTGAGGCCCTGTCGAAGCAGAGGGGTGTGAAGAGAGCAGCGGcatcggaggaggaggaggaggaggaggaggaggatgatgaagggcTGTCAGAGGGGATGAGCGAAGCCTCGTTTGAGGAGGCAGAGATGATTCTTTAG